A single genomic interval of Mustela nigripes isolate SB6536 chromosome 7, MUSNIG.SB6536, whole genome shotgun sequence harbors:
- the CD40 gene encoding tumor necrosis factor receptor superfamily member 5 isoform X2 encodes MVLLPLRCVFWGSLLTAVHPEYTACREKQYPVNNQCCDLCPPDLGLRVQREGTSETDTTCTCHEGLHCTSEACESCTVHSLCPPGLGVKQIATEVSDTVCDPCPVGFFSNVSSALEKCHPWTSCETKGLMEIQEGTNKTDAVCGPPPRMRALVVIPITMGILLAVLLVSACVRKVAKEPENKVMWMEHRKDPVEDMEESPVPPHSIAPVQETLHGCQPVTQEDGKESRISVQERV; translated from the exons ATGGTTCTTCTGCCTCTGCGCTGTGTCTTCTGGGGCTCCTTGCTGACCGCC GTCCACCCAGAATACACTGCATGCAGAGAAAAGCAATACCCAGTAAACAACCAGTGCTGTGATTTGTGTCCTCCAG ACCTAGGGCTCCGGGTCCAGAGAGAGGGCACCTCAGAAACAGACACCACTTGCACGTGCCATGAAGGTCTCCACTGTACCAGCGAGGCCTGTGAAAGCTGCACCGTGCACAGCCTGTGCCCTCCTGGCCTGGGAGTCAAGCAGATCG CTACAGAGGTTTCTGATACTGTCTGCGATCCCTGCCCCGTCGGCTTCTTCTCCAATGTGTCATCTGCTTTGGAAAAGTGTCACCCTTGGACAAG CTGCGAGACCAAAGGCCTGATGGAGATTCAGGAGGGGACTAACAAGACGGATGCTGTCTGTG GTCCCCCACCTCGGATGAGAGCCTTGGTGGTGATCCCCATCACCATGGGGATCCTGCTCGCTGTCCTGCTGGTGTCCGCCTGTGTCA gaaagGTGGCCAAGGAGCCAGAAAATAAG GTTATGTGGATGGAACACAGGAAGGACCCCGTGGAGGACATGGAGGAatctcctgtccctccccactccattGCTCCGGTGCAGGAGACCTTACACGGGTGCCAGCCGGTGACCCAGGAGGACGGCAAAGAGAGTCGCATCTCGGTGCAGGAGAGAGTATGA
- the CD40 gene encoding tumor necrosis factor receptor superfamily member 5 isoform X1, with protein MVLLPLRCVFWGSLLTAVHPEYTACREKQYPVNNQCCDLCPPGQKLVSDCTQTISTECTRCKEGEFLGTWNSERHCHQHKYCDPNLGLRVQREGTSETDTTCTCHEGLHCTSEACESCTVHSLCPPGLGVKQIATEVSDTVCDPCPVGFFSNVSSALEKCHPWTSCETKGLMEIQEGTNKTDAVCGPPPRMRALVVIPITMGILLAVLLVSACVRKVAKEPENKVMWMEHRKDPVEDMEESPVPPHSIAPVQETLHGCQPVTQEDGKESRISVQERV; from the exons ATGGTTCTTCTGCCTCTGCGCTGTGTCTTCTGGGGCTCCTTGCTGACCGCC GTCCACCCAGAATACACTGCATGCAGAGAAAAGCAATACCCAGTAAACAACCAGTGCTGTGATTTGTGTCCTCCAG GACAGAAACTGGTGAGCGACTGCACGCAGACCATCAGCACAGAATGCACTCGTTGCAAAGAAGGCGAATTCCTAGGCACTTGGAACTCAGAGAGACACTGTCACCAGCACAAATACTGCGACCCCA ACCTAGGGCTCCGGGTCCAGAGAGAGGGCACCTCAGAAACAGACACCACTTGCACGTGCCATGAAGGTCTCCACTGTACCAGCGAGGCCTGTGAAAGCTGCACCGTGCACAGCCTGTGCCCTCCTGGCCTGGGAGTCAAGCAGATCG CTACAGAGGTTTCTGATACTGTCTGCGATCCCTGCCCCGTCGGCTTCTTCTCCAATGTGTCATCTGCTTTGGAAAAGTGTCACCCTTGGACAAG CTGCGAGACCAAAGGCCTGATGGAGATTCAGGAGGGGACTAACAAGACGGATGCTGTCTGTG GTCCCCCACCTCGGATGAGAGCCTTGGTGGTGATCCCCATCACCATGGGGATCCTGCTCGCTGTCCTGCTGGTGTCCGCCTGTGTCA gaaagGTGGCCAAGGAGCCAGAAAATAAG GTTATGTGGATGGAACACAGGAAGGACCCCGTGGAGGACATGGAGGAatctcctgtccctccccactccattGCTCCGGTGCAGGAGACCTTACACGGGTGCCAGCCGGTGACCCAGGAGGACGGCAAAGAGAGTCGCATCTCGGTGCAGGAGAGAGTATGA